A genomic stretch from Pochonia chlamydosporia 170 chromosome 4, whole genome shotgun sequence includes:
- a CDS encoding MFS allantoate transporter (similar to Neosartorya fischeri NRRL 181 XP_001258860.1) yields MEPFHDDVLALTWPWWIPEKFADVILRYKKAVRSIRRSLKCFSPVSIHIKMAEEKSSPQRSPSAHSSDSQHEKTPKSKSGENASTSHQPKPSQNVASGADAALQLLNETGGVLSGPLDPQQEKRLVRRIDWHIMPLICIVYFLQYIDKTSISYASVTGIQEATGLVGNQFNWAASIFFFGQLAFEFPTIRLIQLFPLAKYASINVFLWGIVLACIAACKNYASLLVCRFLLGVFEAAVVPAWVLFTSQWYTKGEQAFRVGIWFSVCGAAQMFGGFFAYGVAKHVGSDPNAALQGWQIIFLFLGILTSLVGIAFYFLIPDSPATATFLSSEEKAAHIQRIRSNEQGIGSDKFKWSQVKEALTDSMTWLYCFWIFAANIPNSTATSFGNLLVKGMGYTNQESLILVTPLGAYEIVVLVGFTWFAMKTRQRIWWCIAGHIPAIVGAILMATTSKVPALIGYYLTGGIPLGWTTILGLQSTNVAGSTKKVTVACLGTIAYTVGNIISPQTFQKKDAPRYLPAKISICIIYFLCVVDLYAMRWVLDRRNKKRDQEKAAVGDAYAVEENHEFLDLTDLQNREFRYENRSGRFSVLVRGREILVESKSIHATRHVDKCLVEFDTRPPSTSHKEQSGVNSNEPSDCA; encoded by the exons ATGGAGCCTTTTCACGATGATGTGCTCGCGCTTACATGGCCCTGGTGGATCCCAGAAAAGTTCGCCGACGTTATCCTTCGATATAAGAAGGCGGTTCGGAGCATTCGTCGTTCCCTAAAGTGCTTCTCGCCCGTCTCGATACATATCAAAATGGCGGAAGAAAAGTCCAGCCCTCAGCGCTCACCAAGTGCTCACAGCTCTGACTCCCAACATGAGAAAACGCCAAAATCCAAATCTGGTGAGAATGCGTCGACTTCCCATCAGCCCAAACCCAGTCAAAATGTCGCCTCAGGGGCCGACGCAGCTCTTCAGCTTCTGAATGAAACAGGAGGAGTTCTTAGCGGTCCTCTCGATCCACAACAGGAGAAGCGTCTCGTGCGCCGCATTGACTGGCATATTATGCCGCTGATTTGCATCGTGTATTTCTTACAATACATCGACAAGACGTCTATTTCATACGCCAGCGTGACAGGTATACAAGAAGCAACGGGTCTTGTTGGGAATCAGTTTAATTGGGCTGCTTCCATATTCTTCTTCGGTCAGCTAGCCTTCGAATTCCCTACCATACGACTGATTCAGCTCTTCCCTCTCGCCAAGTATGCTTCAATCAATGTCTTTCTCTGGGGAATTGTTCTAGCATGCATTGCAGCGTGCAAAAACTATGCCTCTCTACTCGTGTGTAGATTTCTACTGGGAGTCTTTGAGGCAGCCGTTGTGCCGGCTTGGGTGCTTTTCACTTCTCAGTGGTATACAAAGGGCGAGCAGGCGTTCCGCGTTGGCATCTGGTTCTCAGTCTGTGGAGCGGCACAGATGTTTGGAGGATTCTTTGCTTATGGAGTTGCCAAGCATGTTGGAAGTGACCCGAATGCTGCTCTCCAAGGATGGCAGATCATCTTTTTATTCTTGGGAATTCTTACTTCCTTGGTCGGCATTGCTTTCTACTTCCTTATCCCCGATTCGCCGGCTACAGCAACCTTCTTGTCGTCTGAAGAAAAAGCAGCTCACATTCAGCGAATCCGAAGTAATGAGCAGGGCATTGGGTCCGACAAGTTCAAatggagtcaagtcaaagaagCGTTGACTGACTCAATGACCTGGCTGTATTGCTTCTGGATCTTCGCAGCCAACATCCCAAACTCGACAGCTACCAGTTTCGGGAATTTACTCGTCAAGGGCATGGGATATACGAATCAAGAATctctcatcctcgtcacGCCGCTGGGTGCATATGAGATTGTCGTCTTGGTGGGCTTCACCTGGTTTGCGATGAAGACCAGACAGCGAATATGGTGGTGCATCGCCGGCCATATCCCGGCAATCGTTGGTGCGATCTTGATGGCCACAACAAGCAAAGTTCCTGCTTTAATTGGCTATTATTTGACTGGCGGCATTCCTCTTGGCTGGACCACAATTCTCGGGTTGCAAAGCACAAATGTTGCTGGTTCGACTAAGAAGGTGACGGTGGCGTGTCTTGGAACCATTGCGTACACCGTGGGCAACATTATTTCACCGCAGACGTTTCAAAAAAAGGATGCGCCACGGTATTTGCCAGCCAAGATCTCGATCTGTATTATTTACTTTCTGTGCGTTGTTGATCTTTATGCAATGAGATGGGTCCTCGATAGACGGAACAAGAAACGCGACCAGGAGAAGGCGGCAGTTGGTGATGCGTATGCTGTGGAGGAAAATCATGAGTTTTTGGACTTGACTGACCTCCAAAATAGGGAATTTAGATATGA GAACAGATCCGGTAGATTCTCCGTCCTAGTCAGGGGTAGAGAAATATTAGTGGAGTCAAAGTCAATTCacgccaccagacatgtagacaaatgtctggttgagtTTGACACCAGACCGCCTTCAACGTCACACAAGGAGCAGAGCGGGGTCAACTCTAATGAACCGAGTGACTGTGCGTGA
- a CDS encoding NACHT and ankyrin domain-containing protein (similar to Metarhizium acridum CQMa 102 XP_007812421.1), translating into MASPGRKRTLSTGSRPWLDDAARKRHRLPETCEWIRREPAYQAWKSWDESASPVLWIQGPVGIGKTFLADFIASDIDETSPNSTVLTSFCAAQSTPVSIVHGLASQLVQSDKISESLSAILSNLVEKSSPDQGAVPYDATYRVWDGLTSTIEESPRLSIAVDGLDEVPDEFLSHQKFNLSSKLVELTTILAGNVRLLVLSRPRASILRVLRDSPIIQVTATKISEDINRFCLSEVAKYPQLGQESDLVSSTVASKSEGIFVWASLAIKVLGEQAGGGNIPQLLERLPGSLDGMYEEAFRQQVKDLSETHILLRDIILRWLVLSVKPMTATEIANAISTETGMFITDLQAVAAEICGSLIKFEDGYVKLVHHSLREFLQRQPTESDQDTPAWSSENNLSITKSLLSYLSSQPFSNLADVTDPKEFSELWPLAEYATLYWAHHLSLSRSDKGLESQIELFFQSDNAAEWVAKLFPAFLPSSVHALPPRPPINARFFHLAILKSQMVNFFDESKRTEVNRSLDSWLEAVYEKRLAEVRADQRTNTPECLQRWIELAELYSWLPEHGDRVASQLKEAIERNGNYAEAQELLESLIQAISEHSPEQNAALSFAYDTLGWVCSRQEKLQEAEKSLELALELSTQQFGSSSPHTLRSRLTLAEVLVRLGRDEEAKPLYGTLEKQLLENERDEKQTLPKDAIAHLNILGGIYMLQGKFGKARDTFHVVVEQRKRIFRGESRLTLWAEMQYGLAVKGTGNMEEAEAILSNLLPRQVRILGSEHQDVKDVTKALEDIREKL; encoded by the exons ATGGCAAGCCCAGGCAGAAAAAGGACGCTCAGCACTGGAAGCAGGCCATGGCTTGACGACGCAGCTCGAAAACGGCACAGACTACCTGAAACATGTGAATGGATTCGTCGGGAGCCGGCATACCAGGCTTGGAAGTCTTGGGATGAGAGCGCATCGCCAGTGCTATGGATTCAAGGACCAGTGGGAATAGGCAAAACATTCCTTGCCGACTTTATCGCCAGCGACATTGACGAAACAAGCCCTAATTCAACGGTACTTACATCGTTTTGCGCCGCTCAGTCTACTCCAGTATCGATTGTTCACGGTCTGGCTTCGCAACTCGTTCAATCAGACAAAATCAGCGAGTCTCTCAGCGCAATACTCTCTAATCTTGTAGAAAAATCGTCGCCGGATCAGGGGGCTGTACCATACGATGCAACCTACAGAGTCTGGGATGGACTGACCTCGACCATTGAAGAGTCCCCTCGCCTGAGCATTGCGGTCGATGGTCTAGACGAGGTGCCGGATGAGTTCTTGTCCCACCAGAAGTTTAACCTCTCGTCAAAACTGGTTGAGCTCACGACCATACTGGCGGGCAATGTTAGGCTTTTGGTGCTTAGTCGACCACGAGCCAGCATTCTCCGTGTACTGAGGGATTCGCCAATCATTCAGGTAACCGCGACGAAGATTTCTGAAGACATCAACCGGTTTTGTTTGTCGGAAGTTGCCAAATATCCCCAGCTCGGGCAAGAATCCGACTTGGTCAGCTCTACTGTGGCTAGCAAGTCCGAAGGCATTTTCGTGTGGGCATCACTTGCGATCAAAGTTCTGGGTGAACAGGCCGGTGGAGGAAATATACCACAACTGCTTGAGCGTCTTCCCGGTTCTCTTGATGGAATGTATGAAGAAGCGTTTAGACAGCAGGTCAAAGATCTCAGCGAGACACATATTCTGCTTCGAGACATCATCCTCCGCTGGCTAGTACTGTCAGTGAAGCCAATGACAGCCACGGAAATCGCAAACGCAATTTCGACAGAAACAGGCATGTTCATTACGGACCTGCAGGCGGTTGCGGCGGAAATATGTGGCTCTTTGATCAAATTTGAGGACGGCTACGTGAAACTCGTCCATCACTCACTACGCGAGTTTCTACAGAGACAGCCTACCGAGTCAGATCAAGACACGCCTGCTTGGTCCAGCGAGAACAATCTCAGCATAACGAAATCGCTCTTGAGCTATCTCTCAAGCCAGCCATTTTCGAACCTTGCCGATGTTACAGATCCCAAAGAATTCAGCGAACTTTGGCCACTAGCCGAGTACGCTACTCTTTATTGGGCTCACCACCTAAGTCTCAGCAGGTCCGATAAAGGTCTAGAGAGTCAAATTGAGCTTTTCTTTCAATCCGACAATGCAGCGGAGTGGGTTGCGAAACTATTCCCAGCATTCCTACCTTCGTCGGTCCATGCCCTGCCACCACGGCCTCCAATCAATGCCCGTTTCTTCCATCTTGCTATCTTGAAATCACAGATGGTGAACTTCTTTGACGAAAGCAAACGGACGGAGGTCAACAGAAGTCTTGACAGCTGGCTTGAGGCAGTTTATGAGAAACGGCTGGCCGAAGTTCGGGCCGACCAACGCACGAATACTCCCGAATGCCTACAACGATGGATTGAACTGGCCGAACTATACAGTTGGCTACCTGAACACGGCGATCGGGTTGCATCTCAGTTAAAGGAAGCTATTGAG CGCAATGGAAACTATGCAGAAGCACAAGAACTACTCGAGAGTCTAATCCAGGCTATTTCGGAACACTCTCCGGAACAAAATGCAGCACTATCGTTCGCCTACGATACCTTAGGTTGGGTCTGTTCACGTCAAGAAAAGCTTCAAGAGGCCGAGAAGAGTCTCGAGTTGGCCCTCGAGCTTTCGACTCAACAATTTGGCTCGAGTTCGCCACATACATTGCGGTCACGTCTCACACTTGCAGAAGTATTGGTTAGGCTTGGCCGCGACGAAGAGGCTAAGCCACTGTACGGCACCCTCGAGAAACAATTGCTTGAGAATGAGCGGGATGAGAAGCAGACGCTGCCGAAGGACGCGATTGCGCACCTCAACATCCTTGGGGGCATTTACATGCTACAGGGGAAGTTTGGAAAGGCTCGAGACACATTTCACGTGGTGGTAGAGCAGCGGAAACGAATCTTCAGAGGGGAAAGCCGCCTGACCTTGTGGGCTGAGATGCAATATGGGTTAGCGGTGAAGGGCACAGGAAAtatggaagaagcagaagccatTCTTTCGAACTTACTTCCAAGACAGGTGAGGATTCTAGGATCCGAACATCAGGATGTCAAGGATGTTACCAAGGCATTGGAAGATATAAGAGAGAAGTTGTAG
- a CDS encoding conotoxin domain-containing protein: MKFAFAIIAAIAGLAIANPVAEPVNNDLADNLLEKRCKGGDDHCSRDDECCSHKCTHRYASVYRCDY; encoded by the exons atgaagtttGCATTTGCCATCATCGCAGCTATTGCTggccttgccattgccaacccTGTAGCTGAACCAGTCAACAACGATCTGGCTGATAATCTTCTCGAGAAGAGATGCAAGGGCGGTGATGACCACTGCTCCAGGGACGATGAATGCTGCAGC CATAAATGCACTCAC CGATATGCTAGCGTTTACCGATGC GACTACTAA
- a CDS encoding CMGC/CK2 protein kinase (similar to Magnaporthe oryzae 70-15 XP_003716185.1), whose protein sequence is MPGRLEPLVTLPENGELDLDTGKGRNAVVFEADDVVGDIRYAIKVFRRTRNRIDREIQMLQHLRGGRNIVSYFETLNDDEGVPRALVLEAVDHTDFRQLFPQFGMGDIQYYASELIEAICFCHSHGVMHRDIRPHNIVINPQTKQLRLVGWGSAKFWDPGEDHSVRVSLFKPPELLVDYRKYDFSIDMWGFGSVLASLVFRKEPFFHGNSISDMLVKISKVLGTDELFDFLDKFEIELDEHILSQLEYQPRRPWSSFITPENESNVSDEVFDLLNRVLRYNPRERLSADEASFHQFFTMVTGNYVVIEQD, encoded by the exons ATGCCCGGTCGGCTCGAACCACTAGTGACGTTACCAGAAAATGGGGAACTGGACCTGGACACGG GCAAAGGGCGCAATGCCGTTGTTTTTGAAGCCGACGATGTAGTTGGTGATATAAGATACGCCATCAAGGTGTTTAGACGAACCCGGAACAGAATTGACCGAGAAATCCAAATGCTCCAGCACTTACGTGGAGGACGGAATATCGTTTCGTATTTTGAGACCttgaatgatgatgag GGAGTGCCACGAGCCTTGGTACTTGAGGCGGTAGACCACACGGATTTCCGACAACTATTTCCTCAATTCGGCATGGGCGATATCCAGTACTATGCCTCCGAGCTAATTGAGGCAATATGCTTCTGCCACTCGCATGGTGTAATGCACCGAGATATAAGACCGCACAACATCGTAATTAATCCCCAGACTAAGCAG CTGCGACTAGTTGGCTGGGGTTCTGCTAAATTCTGGGACCCTGGTGAGGACCACAGTGTCCGGGTCTCGCTCTTCAAGCCCCCGGAGTTACTCGTTGACTATCGGAAATATGACTTCAGTATAGACATGTGGGGGTTTGGAAGCGTATTGGCATCTTTGGTCTTTAGAAAAGAGCCGTTCTTCCACGGCAACAGTATATCTGATATGCTGGTAAAAATTTCCAAAGTTCTCGGCACAGACGAGTTGTTTGACTTCCTCGACAAGTTTGAAATCGAGCTTGACGAACACATTCTTTCACAATTGGAGTATCAACCGCGACGTCCATGGTCAAGCTTCATCACCCCTGAAAATGAAAGTAATGTCAGTGATGAAGTATTTGATTTGCTGAACCGCGTGTTGAGATACAACCCTCGC GAGAGACTGTCTGCTGACGAAGCCTCGTTTCACCAATTCTTCACTATGGTCACCGGGAACTATGTTGTAATAGAGCAGGATTAA
- a CDS encoding MFS allantoate transporter (similar to Eutypa lata UCREL1 XP_007790081.1), with protein sequence MQESNEGYDPVELGELDKSNIETETEMRKRLIEGVQKNYDEVWGFQIVGTLANPHETHEKTAPMTNDEVESVVSDIREIKRLLFSRLILAQASLLPAALRASSVEEFLNDADVAESDLRDLCLKVAEPALQVIRDACADFARRDTVDEENDDVTDDEVDESEEDDDDETWEELFTENRRYSKLHSADWLLRKYLIKSGLLPPKERKTRPRKTKVTICGQTIWNHASEKAMSRDGWLQFSVMAKDCSLENAIQLCRNWAEFSDLNLLTLWEFFPASNWVSWGSNRLIQQLQELSFFPYFLDFDAQQHTHHHQVGGRSQLRRQHDIVETRNIIVGHMKRNDPVTRRFLQYLLMRAGEVLVLVRDGKTGRVITAPPEEHLWTYRKKQGIGRASKNEFANVLEVGPEYFDMLDSLRKWWFSFEDYYDIYIWDFAPGQSSMDTYNVIINELKNAWRIRHPRDVYAHMEPLLRTLTREDDTMRTRQIKAGEDVQTLWHKLMDERNQFVLFNINGETVTSRNASDDIAASPYLFYNDANVAEDRVLFPNDLTSDKQDAPFREMKNGVNRIESGVLPSTVKHVMRNMARMELEDNGPQTVPSALNNDKDALWDLPTIWESGMKLLKSGKPSGERRKLLNGTGIDAKHLGASFEERFGEHETLETMERDRSAEFKESFHDGDVEPGSKEKYSEVQGKIDALLGCEHSGSTDWIWFIADTMDWLQVRADDDDYSPDPAAPWPHSFIVQDIVRAFVIMAMFFPGLEVTELVTKLMESTPFEEFKKSPLFDPKQRKASRPDRRDPTSYKYRSKQFWAKWDEFFKKSSYFADKYPFDWSLAIRPVVAQLYRAGVIAPLYAQNDMQIVSGIATANTEPHRPDKLDLFINYHDRYGNFPVAYPPSFVPPSQFPAMLPLAQKFAKTKPHARFALLRLWSAPHFYPLMVGLQNRLGTSFLDSVGRSWQWKFVPKDMPGSEFSIHHTVGRRLDLFREQFGGRVTHRADLILVMAEDVEELLKMCTAVTFVMQTKPWLREVDLWKSFIDVDLEFLQNLEDFWLD encoded by the exons ATGCAGGAAAGCAACGAAGGTTATGATCCCGTTGAACTGGGAGAGCTAGACAAGAGCAACATCGAAACAGAAACGGAGATGAGAAAACGATTGATTGAAGGAGTCCAGAAGAACTACGACGAAGTTTGGGGGTTTCAGATCGTCGGCACGCTAGCGAACCCTCATGAGACTCACGAAAAGACGGCACCAATGACGAATGACGAGGTTGAGTCTGTTGTCAGCGACATTAGAGAAATCAAGCGACTTCTTTTCAGCCGCCTTATCTTAGCCCAGGCGTCTTTGTTGCCTGCGGCTCTTCGAGCTAGTAGCGTAGAAGAGTTCCTCAACGACGCTGATGTTGCCGAATCGGACTTGCGTGACCTTTGTTTGAAGGTTGCAGAGCCGGCGTTGCAAGTTATCAGAGATGCATGCGCTGACTTTGCCCGTAGAGATACGGTGGACGAGGAAAACGATGATGTtactgatgatgaggttgatgagagtgaagaagatgacgacgatgaaacATGGGAAGAGCTTTTTACAGAGAACAGACGGTATTCGAAGCTTCATTCTGCGGACTGGTTGTTGCGGAAGTATCTCATCAAAAGCGGGCTGCTTCCACCGAAAGAAAGGAAAACTCGAccaagaaagacaaaggtGACAATTTGCGGCCAAACTATTTGGAATCATGCTAGCGAAAAGGCAATGTCTCGCGACGGTTGGCTTCAATTTTccgtcatggccaaggatTGTAGTCTCGAAAATGCAATCCAGCTCTGTCGAAATTGGGCCGAGTTCTCAGACCTGAACCTCCTCACCTTGTGGGAATTCTTCCCTGCTTCAAACTGGGTCTCCTGGGGAAGCAATAGGCTCATCCAACAACTCCAGGAACTCAGTTTCTTCCCTTACTTTCTCGATTTTGACGCCCAGCAACATacgcatcatcatcaggtTGGTGGTCGGAGCCAACTACGGCGTCAGCATGATATAGTTGAAACGCGAAACATCATAGTTGGTCACATGAAGCGCAATGATCCTGTGACCCGTCGATTTCTCCAATACCTTCTGATGCGAGCTGGAGAAGTGTTAGTTTTGGTGCGGGACGGCAAGACTGGCCGTGTCATCACTGCGCCGCCGGAAGAACACCTATGGACTTATCGGAAGAAGCAGGGAATTGGACGGGCTTCAAAGAATGAATTCGCGAATGTGTTGGAGGTCGGCCCCGAGTACTTCGATATGCTGGACTCGTTGCGAAAATGGTGGTTTAGCTTCGAAGACTACTACGACATCTACATCTGGGACTTTGCGCCTGGTCAATCGTCCATGGATACCTATAACGTCATCATAAAT GAACTTAAGAATGCATGGCGTATTAGGCATCCCCGAGACGTATATGCACACATGGAGCCACTTTTGCGAACACTCACCAGGGAAGATGACACGATGCGCACACGGCAAATCAAAGCAGGCGAAGATGTCCAAACTCTTTGGCACAAACTGATGGATGAACGGAACCAATTTGTGCTCTTTAATATTAACGGGGAGACAGTGACGAGTCGCAATGCGTCAGACGATATTGCCGCATCACCTTACCTGTTTTACAACGATGCCAACGTTGCTGAGGATAGGGTATTGTTTCCGAATGATCTGACTTCCGACAAACAAGATGCGCCATTTCGAGAGATGAAGAATGGGGTCAATCGCATTGAGAGCGGAGTTTTACCTAGTACTGTCAAGCATGTTATGAGGAATATGGCCaggatggagttggaggacAATGGCCCTCAAACGGTACCGAGTGCTTTAAATAACGACAAAGATGCGCTCTGGGACTTACCGACTATTTGGGAGTCTGGAATGAAGCTTCTCAAAAGCGGGAAGCCTAGCGGAGAACGTCGCAAGCTCCTCAACGGAACTGGCATCGACGCCAAGCATTTGGGCGCATCGTTTGAAGAGCGATTTGGAGAGCATGAAACCCTGGAAACAATGGAACGAGATAGGTCTGCTG AGTTTAAAGAGTCatttcatgatggagacGTCGAACCCGGGAGCAAGGAGAAGTATTCCGAGGTTCAAGGGAAGATTGACGCCTTGCTCGGTTGTGAACACTCTGGATCAACCGACTGGATCTGGTTCATCGCAGACACAATGGACTGGCTTCAGGTGCGcgcagatgatgacgattaCTCTCCAGACCCGGCCGCACCGTGGCCACACAGCTTCATCGTTCAGGATATTGTCAGAGCTTTCGTAATCATGGCTATGTTCTTTCCGGGACTGGAAGTGACTGAGCTCGTGACGAAACTCATGGAGTCCACTCCATTCGAAGAGTTCAAAAAGTCGCCATTGTTTGATCCCAAACAGCGGAAGGCGTCACGGCCAGATAGAAGAGACCCAACAAGCTACAAGTATCGCTCGAAACAGTTTTGGGCAAAATGGGACGAGTTCTTCAAAAAGTCATCTTACTTTGCTGATAAATATCCCTTCGATTGGAGCTTGGCAATTCGACCTGTCGTCGCTCAAT TATATCGAGCGGGCGTCATCGCACCGTTATACGCCCAGAACGACATGCAAATTGTCTCCGGAATAGCCACGGCCAACACCGAGCCACATCGTCCCGACAAACTtgacctcttcatcaactacCACGATCGCTACGGCAACTTCCCCGTCGCCTATCCTCCTTCATTCGTTCCTCCCAGTCAATTTCCCGCAATGCTCCCTCTCGCCCAGAAGTTtgccaaaacaaaaccacACGCTCGCTTTGCACTTCTCCGACTCTGGTCGGCACCACACTTCTACCCTCTGATGGTGGGATTGCAGAATAGGCTGGGAACAAGCTTCCTCGATAGTGTTGGCCGATCTTGGCAGTGGAAGTTTGTGCCAAAGGACATGCCTGGAAGTGAGTTTAGTATTCACCATACTGTTGGACGAAGGCTGGATTTGTTCCGGGAGCAGTTTGGGGGCCGGGTGACCCATCGCGCGGACTTGATTCTGGTGATGgcggaggatgttgaagagtTGCTGAAGATGTGTACGGCTGTTACTTTTGTTATGCAGACGAAGCCGTGGTTGAGGGAGGTTGATCTGTGGAAGAGCTTTATTGATGTGGATTTGGAGTTTTTGCAGAATTTGGAGGATTTTTGGCTGGATTGA
- a CDS encoding annexin A7 (similar to Verticillium alfalfae VaMs.102 XP_003003885.1): MNSQPPPPGQGGQYYGYQGAPPPGQQPYQQQGYYNYGQQPPPGQYSGQAPPPGQYPGQGPPPPGQYPNQQYPPAGAPPPQGQPPYQGQPPYGAPPAAPYGQAPYGQQPPPPGGAPAPYGQQQPGYPPQQYGGMQQPPNQQWQQPPAGQPYGGYQVQPTPASPGYDPAQKQWAQHVDTTLDAETLRKAMKGFGCNERAIIDVYTMSKYQNPWAMQQLVRDYNSRFMRDLAKDIESETRGDFETALLALTRGPLENEVFMLEKALNRAGTDEEALNDILLCRSNADIRAIVAEYRKRHGRELLTEIKSDVDDTLFRLYSMVLSANRAEDAAPVIPAEIDQKITELQRATEGQIGANAVAVAQILTSSNSSQIHAMSDAYQRKYHRNLQDVIEKEFRGDMEDALLFMLTSGMDRGKADAQGIRSAVTKTIRKDRILINRVFRLYLDRGRLDAAKAAYKRLYGATMTKDLREYLSGDYENLLVAMTGK, encoded by the exons ATGAACTCTCAACCACCTCCGCCAGGGCAGGGCGGCCAGTATTACGGATACCAGGGAGCTCCTCCACCTGGACAGCAACCATATCAGCAACAAGGCTACTACAACTACGGTCAGCAACCACCTCCAGGGCAATATTCAGGACAAGCACCACCGCCTGGCCAATATCCCGGCCAaggtcctcctccgccaggACAGTATCCGAATCAGCAATATCCCCCTGCCGGtgctcctccaccacaaGGACAACCGCCATACCAAGGTCAACCACCATATGGTGCTCCTCCAGCTGCTCCGTATGGTCAAGCTCCCTATGGACAACAGCCTCCGCCTCCTGGTGGTGCGCCAGCGCCTTATGGCCAGCAACAGCCGGGGTATCCGCCGCAGCAATATGGAGGCATG caacagccaccaaatcagcaatggcagcagcctCCTGCGGGCCAGCCCTACGGCGGTTATCAAGTCCAGCCGACTCCAGCATCTCCTGGATACGATCCGGCGCAGAAGCAATGGGCACAGCACGTCGACACTACCCTTGACGCGGAGACTTTGCGCAAAGCGATGAAAGGCTTTGGGTGTAACGAACGAGCCATCATTGACGTGTACACCATGAGCAAGTACCAGAACCCGTGGGCCATGCAGCAACTTGTGCGAGACTACAACAGCCGATTCATGCGGGATCTCGCCAAGGATATCGAGTCCGAAACTAGAGGCGACTTCGAAACAGCCCTTTTGGCGCTCACCCGTGGACCGCTCGAGAATGAGGTGTTCATGCTTGAGAAGGCATTGAATCGCGCCGGAACTGACGAAGAAGCCCTCAACGACATCCTTCTGTGTCGCTCCAATGCCGACATCCGCGCCATTGTCGCAGAATACCGCAAGAGACACGGGCGTGAACTTCTCACCGAGATCAAATCCGACGTCGACGACACTCTGTTCCGTCTGTACAGCATGGTTCTCTCGGCCAACCGAGCAGAGGATGCAGCTCCTGTAATCCCGGCTGAGATCGACCAGAAGATTACTGAGTTGCAGCGCGCGACTGAGGGCCAAATTGGCGCCAATGCAGTTGCGGTTGCTCAAATCCTGACCAGCTCCAATAGCTCACAGATTCATGCCATGAGCGACGCATACCAGAGAAAATATCACCGCAACTTGCAGGATGTTATTGAGAAGGAATTCCGCGGTGACATGGAGGACGCACTGCTGTTCATGTTGACCTCTGGCATGGATCGGGGCAAAGCCGATGCGCAGGGTATTCGGAGTGCTGTAACGAAGACGATAAGGAAGGACAGGATTTTGATCAATCGCGTGTTTAGATTGTACCTTGATCGGGGTCGGTTGGATGCTGCAAAGGCGGCATACAAGAGGTTATATGGCGCGACGATGACCAAGGATTTGAGAGAGTATTTGTCGGGAGATTATGAAAACCTTTTGGTTGCGATGACGGGGAAATAA